Sequence from the Saccharopolyspora pogona genome:
ACAGAACGTGGGGTCAAGGGGGTGCAGGGTCGAATCCTGTCAGCCCGCCGTTGGCGGAAGCCCGCTGATCGGCGCCTAAGCGGACTGCTGATCATCCGGTTCCGCGTGAACACCGTCATAGCCCTGCTCCTCGGGGCGTCCTACCTCGGAGCGATCATCAAGGGCTTCGGCGACCTCATGGCCAAGATCGGCTTGCTCGTCGTCTTCGGGGTCCGCAGCTGCGTGCTGCTGCAACGAGCGGGCGCGAAGTACCGAGTCTCCTGGGGCGCGGCTCCGTGTCGTCGGCCACCAAATTGGTTGAGGAATCAACCAGTGGGCTGCGGTGTTGCAACGGTCGTGAAACGCATCGGATTCCTATCCTTCGGACACTGGTCCAGCACTCCGCATTCGCAGACCAGGACCGCCTCGGACTCGTTGCTGCAGGCCATCGACCTGGCCGTGGCGGCAGAGGAGCTAGGTGTCGACGGCGCCTACTTCCGGGTGCACCATTTCGCCCGGCAACAGGCTTCCCCGTTCCCGCTGCTGGCCGCGATCGGCGCCAAGACCTCACGCATCGAGATCGGCACCGGCGTGATCGACATGCGGTACGAGAACCCGATGTACATGGCAGAGGATGCCGGAGCGGCGGACCTGATCTCCGGCAGCAGGCTCCAGCTCGGCATCAGCCGTGGCTCGCCAGAGCAGGTGATCGACGGGTGGCGATATTTCGGCTACCAGCCAAGCGGGGGCGAGACCGACGCCGACATGGCCCGCAAGCACACTGAGGTGTTGCTGAAGGTGCTGGAAGGCAAGGGGTTCGCCGAGCCGAACCCGCGCCCGATGTTCGCCAACCCGCCCGGACTGCTGCGCATCGAGCCGTACTCCGAGGGGCTGCGGGACCGGATCTGGTGGGGTGCCGGCTCCAACGCCACCGCTGCCTGGGCAGCCAAGCTCGGCATGAACCTGATGAGCTCGACCCTCAAGGACGATGAGGGCGGGGCGCCGTTCCACGTGCAGCAGGCCGAGCAGATCCGGGCGTTCCGCAAGGTGTGGGCCGAGTCCGGGTGGCAGCGCGAACCGCGCGTGTCGGTGTCGCGCAGCATCTTCGCGCTCACCAATGACCTGGACCGCGCGTACTTCGGCCGCGACGGCGACAGCGAGGACCACGTCGGATACATCGACGCGAACACGCGGGCCATCTTCGGCCGCACCTACGCCGCCGAGCCCGACGTGCTGGTGCAGCAGCTGGCCGGGGACGAGGCGATCGCCGAGGCTGACACGCTGCTGTTGAGCGTGCCCAACCAGCTCGGGGTGGATTACAACAGTCACGTGCTGGACAGCATTCTCACCCACGTCGCGCCCGCGCTCGGCTGGCGCTGACATCTACCCGCAGGGGAGTCGCCATGGGCAAGATCCTGATCATCGGCGGTACCGGATACACCGGCAGCAACGTCGTCACCGAGGCAGCCGCGCGCGGACATCAGGTGACGTCGTTCTCGCGGTCAGCGCCCACCACGCCGGCCGCCGGAGTGGTCTACAGGCACGGCAGGGCCGAGGACGCCACGGCGCTGATCGCCGGCCAGGACGCGGTGGTCGCGACCCTGTCACCGCGCGGGGACCTGGTGGGCCGGCTCCACGGCCTGTACCAGGACTTCGCCAATGCGGCGGCCGGCACCGGGGCACGCTTGATCGTGATCGCCGGGTTCGCGTCGCTGCGCCCCGCGGCGGGCGAGCCCAGGTTCGTCGAGGGGGAGATCTCCGAGCAGTTCCGGTCGGAGGCGCTGGAGATGGACGGGATCCGGGAATGGCTCGCGACCGGCGCGCCGGACGGACTCGACTGGACCGTGTTCTCGCCCGCGGGCGGCTACGGCTCCTGGGCTGCCGGCGAGAGGATTGGCACCTACCGCCTCGGCGGTGACGTGGCTCTGTTCGACGAGAACGGCAAGTCGGAGATCTCCGGTGCCGACTTCGCGCTGGCGGTCGTCGACGAGATCGAGCGCCACGAGCACCCACGCGAACACATCTCGGTTGCCTACTGAACGTTTCGGGTCATCGGGCGCGGCGAACGGCATCGATGCCTGCTGTAGCGGTCGAGCCTGGTTCAGTCCCCGCGCGCGCCAGTCGTGCTGTCGCCACGCATCCAGCAACGTCGCCAGCCGCTGCAGCTCGATTCCTTGCGCCGCGTCCGGCACGGTCTCGGGCTCAGGATCGTTCATGCTCGCCAACACCGCGTGCGCAGCTGTCCTTGTGCTGGTGTTGCCCGGGTGCCGATGGTCACCTTCGCAAAAACACTCACGGCGGTCACCTGCCGCGGATGCCGGCATGGGCATCGGACTCGCCGTCAGCGGTGAACAACCATCGGGCCGCGTCCCACTTCGTGTGCCACTGATCGAGGCTGAGCCCGGCATCGTCGAGATGGTGACGAGCGTGGGCCAGTCGCCGCCCACCGGCGACGATCGACGGTCGGCCTTCGCTGATGCGCTGCTCGACGCGGGCAAGCCGGGCCTTGAGGACCACCGGTCCGCTTTCTTGATCAAAGTCGCGTGCCCGACCTAGTCGTTGACAAACCGACTGTCGGTCTGTTCAATCTAGACCGACAGTCGGTTTGCTTTCTGGAGGGACTCCATCGATGGACCTGCGCGCACTCGAAGATCATCGGCACACGGTGTCGACATCGTCTGGCGACGTCAGCTACTTCGACATGGGCCAAGGACCGGCGGCGCTCTTCGTGCACGGCGTGGGCACGAATGCCGCCCTGTGGCGCCACGTCATCGAAGCGTGCGCTGGACGCCGGCGATGCATCGCGCTCGACCTGCCCCTGCACGGTCGCTCGGCGGCGCGCGAGGACCAGGATTTGACCCTCGGCGGCCTGGCCAGTGTGCTCGGCCGGTTCTGCGACGCGCTCGAACTCGACACCGTCGATCTGGTCGCCAACGACACCGGTGGCGCGATCGCGCAGGTCTTCGCAGTGCGCGAGCCCGGCAGGCTGCGCACGCTCGCCCTCACCAACTGCGACACCCACGACAATCTGCCGCCCGAAGCGTTCCGCCCGGTGGTCGAACTCGCCGGGGCCGGACAGCTGGCCCAGCTAGGAATCGAGCTCGCCGGGAACGTAGAACTCATCCGGGGGAGCGCTTTCGGCCAAGGGTACGAGCATCCAGAACGGGTCGACGACGAGGTGCTGCACGGCTACGTTCGTCCAGTGCTCGGCACGCTGGAGGCCGGACGGGAGTTCGAGCGACTGCTGGTGTCGCTGACCGCAGCCGACCTGATGGCGATCGAACCAGGGCTGACGGAGCTCACCGTCCCGACACTGGTCGTGTGGGGCACCGGAGATCAGAACTTCGCGCTGCGATGGGCATATTGGCTGCGTGACACCATCCCCGGCGCTACCGAAGTGGTGGAGGTCCAGGGCGGCAAGCTGTTCTTCCCCGAGGAAAGGCCTCGTGACCTCGTTCCCCACCTACTGCGCTTCTGGGACGAAAACACCTCACGCTGATACCGGTTCATCGGCCGACGCCTCTCGCCCCGCCCGCCAGATGTGAAGCACCCGAGGCCACCTCGGTTGCGTTGAACGCACCGAGGCGGCCTCGGGTGGCTCCAGCCGCGACCAGAGCGGGGACTCGCGGGTCAGTTACCGGGTTGGAAACGCACGATCTGCGGGTCGTGGTCGCTGGACTGCATGGCGAACTCGGAGTTGATGTGCACCACGTCGTAGTCCACCTGCCGCGGTGTCCGCGACACCAGCATGTGGTCGAGGGCCTGCGAGCGGCCCTCGAACACGTAGCTGTAGCGCTCGTTCTCCGGCAAGGTGTTGATCAACGCCGTCAGCGCACCCCCCTGGGTGAGGGTCTGCAGGGTCGGCGAGAACTGGTAGTCGTTCAGGTCGCCGGCGACCACGACGTTCGCCTTCGGATCGGCCGCGAGCAGCTTGTCGATGAACGCGCGCAGGACCTCGGCCTGCTTCACACGCTGCACCTCGGAGCTGCGGTTCGGTGGCTGGTTGATCCCGTGCACGGACTGGTCGCCGCCCTTCGAGGCGAAGTGGTTCGCCACGACGAACACCGCCTTGCCCTGGAAGACGAACTCGCCGACCAGCGGCTTGCGGCTGTTCTGCCACGCCGCGTTGCCCGGGTCGACCCGGCCGGGGGATACCGACAGGTGCGGCTTGCTCTTCTCGTTGGTCACCACGTCGACCGCGGTCGTGGCGTCACCGCCCGGCCGGTCCACGAACGACACCCGCTTCGGGTTGAACAGGAAGCCCACCCGGATGTTGCCACCCGGCTGGCCACCGTCGGTCATGTCCTGGGGGTCGATCTGCCGCCACTCGTAGCGCGGGCCACCCGCCGCCACGATCGCGTCGACGAAGCGCTTCAGCGTCTGGTCCGCCGCCACCACGCCGTCGTTCGCACCCGCAGGTCCGTTGTTGTCCTGGATCTCCTCCAGCGTGACGATGTCGGGCGAGGACAGGTGCTTCACGATGCCGCTGGCCAGCCCGTCGAACTTGGCCTGCTCGTCGACGGCCGACAGGTTCTCCACGTTGTAGGTGGCCACCGCGAGCTCGCCGCCCTTCTGCGGACGGGTGACCTCGCGCACCAGACCGTTGTCCTTGAGCTCGCCAAGGATCGAGGCCTGGACGGTGTACCCGCCGAACTGGCTGTACTCGACCGGTCCCGAGGTGATACCGGTGAGGACGTCACCCACGTTGGCCTGCGGGAACGGTTGTTCGGAGAACGGGATCAGCGATTGCACCTTGACGATCCCGCTGTTGGTCGCGTCGTAGCCGAGGTACACCGAGCCACCGCGTGCAGTCGGGTGCTCGTTCGGCTTGGTGGTCACGTAGAGCTCGTTGTAGGCGGTGGTCCCGCCCACGGCGCGCGCGTCGACGATGCTGATCAGCTCACCTTCGTGGGCCGCCCAGAAGTCCAACGCGTACTTCGAGGGCTCCAGCGGCAGCGATTCGATGCTGCCGCCCGGCTCCGGGATGTACTGGTCGGGCACCGTGTTCTCGGTGATCGCGACCGCATCGGGCAGCTCGTTGCCGCGCGAGGCGGTGGTCCAGGTGGCGCTGGTGAGCTCGGTGGTCGTCGGGGAGCCGAACGAGGGGCGGTACTCGGCCACCGCACCGGTGACGGTGACGGCGTCGCCGACTGCGACGTCCGTGGTCACCGAACCGGTGACCACGAAGATGCCCTCGCTGGTGCGCGGGTCGTTGTCGGGTTCGGGGTCCTGCAGCCAGAAACCACGTGCCGAGCCGAACGTCCGCGTCGCGGTCACGATGCCAGGGAACCGCACGACCTTGCCGGCCATCGGGGATGTCCGGGTGATGCCCTGGACGTCGTGAATGCGCGCGTCGGTCACCCCACCGCCGGGCCCG
This genomic interval carries:
- a CDS encoding LLM class flavin-dependent oxidoreductase, with the translated sequence MKRIGFLSFGHWSSTPHSQTRTASDSLLQAIDLAVAAEELGVDGAYFRVHHFARQQASPFPLLAAIGAKTSRIEIGTGVIDMRYENPMYMAEDAGAADLISGSRLQLGISRGSPEQVIDGWRYFGYQPSGGETDADMARKHTEVLLKVLEGKGFAEPNPRPMFANPPGLLRIEPYSEGLRDRIWWGAGSNATAAWAAKLGMNLMSSTLKDDEGGAPFHVQQAEQIRAFRKVWAESGWQREPRVSVSRSIFALTNDLDRAYFGRDGDSEDHVGYIDANTRAIFGRTYAAEPDVLVQQLAGDEAIAEADTLLLSVPNQLGVDYNSHVLDSILTHVAPALGWR
- a CDS encoding NAD(P)-dependent oxidoreductase gives rise to the protein MGKILIIGGTGYTGSNVVTEAAARGHQVTSFSRSAPTTPAAGVVYRHGRAEDATALIAGQDAVVATLSPRGDLVGRLHGLYQDFANAAAGTGARLIVIAGFASLRPAAGEPRFVEGEISEQFRSEALEMDGIREWLATGAPDGLDWTVFSPAGGYGSWAAGERIGTYRLGGDVALFDENGKSEISGADFALAVVDEIERHEHPREHISVAY
- a CDS encoding alpha/beta fold hydrolase, with the protein product MDLRALEDHRHTVSTSSGDVSYFDMGQGPAALFVHGVGTNAALWRHVIEACAGRRRCIALDLPLHGRSAAREDQDLTLGGLASVLGRFCDALELDTVDLVANDTGGAIAQVFAVREPGRLRTLALTNCDTHDNLPPEAFRPVVELAGAGQLAQLGIELAGNVELIRGSAFGQGYEHPERVDDEVLHGYVRPVLGTLEAGREFERLLVSLTAADLMAIEPGLTELTVPTLVVWGTGDQNFALRWAYWLRDTIPGATEVVEVQGGKLFFPEERPRDLVPHLLRFWDENTSR
- a CDS encoding endonuclease/exonuclease/phosphatase family protein is translated as MTVAAVGGLTVLVTPAAAAPSTGPVIAEVYGGGGNSGAHLTQDFIELATVGSTAADLTGMSVQYLPASPTASTRWQATALSGSVEPGARYLVGEAKGGSGTVELPAPEAAGSINMAAASGTVALVEGTTPLTCLTADDCAADSRIVDLVGYGSAVVRETGPAPAGSNTTSVDRPGLVDTDDNAADFAAGSPTPENSKGEGPGGPGGGVTDARIHDVQGITRTSPMAGKVVRFPGIVTATRTFGSARGFWLQDPEPDNDPRTSEGIFVVTGSVTTDVAVGDAVTVTGAVAEYRPSFGSPTTTELTSATWTTASRGNELPDAVAITENTVPDQYIPEPGGSIESLPLEPSKYALDFWAAHEGELISIVDARAVGGTTAYNELYVTTKPNEHPTARGGSVYLGYDATNSGIVKVQSLIPFSEQPFPQANVGDVLTGITSGPVEYSQFGGYTVQASILGELKDNGLVREVTRPQKGGELAVATYNVENLSAVDEQAKFDGLASGIVKHLSSPDIVTLEEIQDNNGPAGANDGVVAADQTLKRFVDAIVAAGGPRYEWRQIDPQDMTDGGQPGGNIRVGFLFNPKRVSFVDRPGGDATTAVDVVTNEKSKPHLSVSPGRVDPGNAAWQNSRKPLVGEFVFQGKAVFVVANHFASKGGDQSVHGINQPPNRSSEVQRVKQAEVLRAFIDKLLAADPKANVVVAGDLNDYQFSPTLQTLTQGGALTALINTLPENERYSYVFEGRSQALDHMLVSRTPRQVDYDVVHINSEFAMQSSDHDPQIVRFQPGN